Proteins found in one Stigmatopora nigra isolate UIUO_SnigA chromosome 15, RoL_Snig_1.1, whole genome shotgun sequence genomic segment:
- the adsl gene encoding adenylosuccinate lyase — translation MAEADEFMKYRSPLVSRYASKEMAYNFSDRKKFTTWRKLWIFLAKAEKNLGLSITDEQIAEMESHVEDIDFSMAAEEERKLRHDVMAHVHTFAHCCPTAAAIIHLGATSCYVGDNTDLIMLRDGFDILLPKLARVIDRLSNFAETYSDLPTLGFTHYQPAQLTTVGKRACLWLQDLAMDMRNLQRARDDLRFRGVKGTTGTQASFLQLFQGDHSKVEELDSLVTEMAGFKRAYLVTGQTYSRKVDVDCLASLASLGATVHKICTDIRLLANLKEIEEPFEKEQIGSSAMPYKRNPMRAERCCSLARHLVALMADPLQTASVQWLERTLDDSANRRISLPESFLTADIILSTLQNITEGLVVYPKVIERHIRHELPFMATENIIMAMVKAGGNRQDCHEKIRVLSQEAAAVVKQEGGDNDLLARVQGDPYFGPILGQLDAILDPKTFIGRAPQQVSRFLSEEVRPLLEPYNAKMDVKIELEL, via the exons AATTTGGGTCTGTCAATAACGGACGAACAAATTGCAGAGATGGAGAGCCATGTGGAGGACATCGACTTCAGCATGGCAGCAGAAGAGGAGCGTAAACTCCGGCATGACGTGATGGCTCACGTGCACACTTTCGCACACTGCTGCCCCACTGCAGCGGCCATTATCCATCTGGGAGCTACTTCATGCTACGTTGGAGACAACACT GACCTGATAATGCTACGTGATGGTTTCGACATCCTCTTACCAAAG TTGGCAAGAGTCATCGATAGACTGTCAAACTTTGCAGAGACATATTCTGACCTCCCTACGCTTGGCTTCACGCACTACCA GCCAGCACAGTTGACCACTGTGGGAAAGCGAGCGTGCCTGTGGCTGCAGGACTTGGCCATGGACATGCGAAACTTGCAGCGAGCCCGCGATGACCTGCGTTTCCGTGGGGTCAAGGGAACCACTGGCACACAGGCTAGTTTCCTTCAACTCTTTCAGGGAGACCACAGCAAG GTTGAGGAGCTGGACAGTTTAGTGACGGAGATGGCTGGATTCAAGAG AGCTTACCTGGTGACTGGACAGACATACAGCCGTAAAGTGGATGTTGACTGTTTAGCCAGCCTTGCCAGTCTAGGAGCCACTGTTCATAAG ATTTGTACTGACATCCGCCTACTAGCCAACCTGAAGGAGATCGAAGAGCCTTTTGAGAAAGAACAGATTG GTTCTAGTGCCATGCCTTACAAAAGGAACCCGATGCGTGCCGAGCGTTGCTGTAGTTTGGCCCGACATTTGGTGGCACTAATGGCTGACCCATTACAGACAGCATCTGTGCAGTGGTTGGAGCGCACACTGGATGATAGTGCAAATAG GAGGATCTCTCTGCCAGAGTCCTTCCTCACTGCTGACATCATCCTAAGCACTCTACAGAACATCACAGAGGGCTTGGTGGTCTACCCTAAAGTCATTGAAAGACACATTCGCCATGAGCTGCCCTTTATGGCAACGGAAAACATCATCATGGCCATGGTGAAGGCTGGAGGCAACAGACAG GATTGCCATGAAAAGATACGCGTCTTGTCCCAAGAGGCTGCAGCTGTAGTTAAACAGGAGGGTGGTGATAATGACTTGCTTGCCAGAGTGCAGGGGGACCCTTATTTTGGGCCCATTTTAGGACAACTGGACGCCATACTTGATCCCAAGACATTTATTGGACGTGCTCCCCAGCAG GTGTCCAGATTCCTGTCAGAAGAGGTACGCCCTCTACTTGAGCCGTATAACGCCAAAATGGATGTCAAGATTGAACTTGAGCTTTAA